CAGACACGACGAGCGACGCCGCGAGGACCTTCAGCATCTTCGGCCCGGGCAGGGCGAGGAGCCTCTCGAGCCTGAGGTCCGCGGTCTCAAATCTCACGCTGCGGATCCAGGGGATCGCATCCTCGATCGCGCGCATGCACGGCAGCATGAGGATATAGGCGGCCAGTATCACCATGACGCCCAGCCCTGCGATGAGCCCGAACTCGGTGAACCCCTTGAAGTCGTTGATTATCAGCACGAGGAACGCCGCCGCGGTCGTGGCACCGGCCGTGAACGACGACCGGCCGGTGTGCAGGAGCATGGCCGAGAGCGCCTCGACCAGCCCCGCGCCCCTCGCGCGCTCCTCGTAGTACCTGGAGTTGAGCAGTATGCCGAAGTCTATGCCGAGGCCTGAGATGATCGAGAAGAGAAACGCGGTTGTCATGTTGAGGTGGCCTATCATGTGCCAGGCGATCGCGAAGTTCCAGACCAGCCCGCAGCCGAGGGGCAGAAAGACGAAGAGAGAGGCCCTGAGCTTCCTGAAGTACAGGATGACCAGCGAGAGCATCGCGATGCCGGCCACGGCCCCCGCCACCTTGAGGTCCCGTGTCAGCGAGTCGTACTCGTGGACGCTTGTGATGACTCCGCCCGTGTAGTGGACGCGGGCGGTCGGATCGTGCGCGCCGAGGTCGAACTCGGCGATCCGCCCCTTTATCCGCGCCGCGAATTTCTTGAAGTAGGCCACGTCGAGCTTCTCGCCCCTGGGGAAGATGTTGACGAGGTACACGGTCTCGGAGTCGTCGGTGTAGAACTCGCTCGTTATCTTGCCGGAGTACGTCTCCTCGTACTTGTCCTTGAGGTCGCCGAACGTGTCCTTCTTGTCGTCCTCGTCGTCCTCGAAGGAGATGTACAGGCCGCCCAGCTTCTCGCGCTGTATCCTGCGGTCGATCCTGTCGCGCAGATCGTGCAGGTCCTCCACCGAGGGGAAGAAGAGCTTGTGCTCGTCGAAGAAGTCGTAGCCGCGCTTGCGCCAGTCCACCTCTTCGATGGAGGGGTCGGCTGCGAGAAACCCGGCCAGCTTCGGTATCGCGGCCTGGAGCTTCTCGGGCTCCTTCGTCTCGATGATGAGGGTGAGGTTCTTGAGCTGGCCGAAGATGTCGGTCACGTCGTTGTAGCGCACCACGGAGGCGTAGTCGTCGGGCAAGAGCGTCGCGAAGTCGGTCTTTATGTTCTTGAAGAGCGAGACCGCCTTCGGCACGGAGAAGTATGTCAGCGCCGCCAGGCAGAGGGCCGCCGGGATGAAGAGCTTCACCGAGAGATTCGCGTATGTGCGGGCCATCCTCTCCAGCATCCC
This genomic interval from Pseudomonadota bacterium contains the following:
- a CDS encoding MMPL family transporter, with the translated sequence MLERMARTYANLSVKLFIPAALCLAALTYFSVPKAVSLFKNIKTDFATLLPDDYASVVRYNDVTDIFGQLKNLTLIIETKEPEKLQAAIPKLAGFLAADPSIEEVDWRKRGYDFFDEHKLFFPSVEDLHDLRDRIDRRIQREKLGGLYISFEDDEDDKKDTFGDLKDKYEETYSGKITSEFYTDDSETVYLVNIFPRGEKLDVAYFKKFAARIKGRIAEFDLGAHDPTARVHYTGGVITSVHEYDSLTRDLKVAGAVAGIAMLSLVILYFRKLRASLFVFLPLGCGLVWNFAIAWHMIGHLNMTTAFLFSIISGLGIDFGILLNSRYYEERARGAGLVEALSAMLLHTGRSSFTAGATTAAAFLVLIINDFKGFTEFGLIAGLGVMVILAAYILMLPCMRAIEDAIPWIRSVRFETADLRLERLLALPGPKMLKVLAASLVVSALLAAVFLRFNFNFAHIRAPNRALELAQELEHRINPQRAVPSVILVHSEKDARAAKRAVERVRDENPGTLISSTRSVYSLVPEEQEKKLPIMAEIKKLLDDETIEKLVKGEDKEKIEGLKRSTGARPFTMKDVPSSIKDFFVDKKTGEENQLVYIFLNPEVDLKDGRLAMRLADDIREIRADDGKAYHAVSSSVIFADVLTVMLRDSPKAVALSFVAVFLLLMLDFRRARFTLVAMVPLLCGIALMLGIMSATGMDFNFFNMIVLPIILGMGIDCGVHMFHRFQEEGYQNLPRVMATTGGSIVMTTLTTVAGFSGMIFAHHKGLRSIGMAASVGLISILIVNLLFFPAILTKLWPGAGIGKGAQTAKKD